Within Oceanispirochaeta sp., the genomic segment CAGGCATCGGAAGAGCTGGGAAACCTGCCTATAAAAAACTGGAAGCAGGGCAGCTGGGCCGAAGGAGCAGAAAAAACCACGGGTTATACAATGACTCAGTCACATCTGACCGGTACCTACAATTGCGGAAACTGCATGATCAAATGCGGCCGGAAGGTCAAGATCGACGGGGGACGTCATGATGGCAAGGAAACGGCAGGACCTGAATATGAAACAATGGGTCTGATGGGTACCAACCTGCTTAATGATGATATTTCAACCATTATAAAAGCTAACGAAATATGCAACAGCTATGGTCTGGATACCATATCGGCTGGGGGTGTATTGGGCTTTGCCATGGAAGCCTGGGAAAGAGGATTGATCAAATCAAAAGATACGGATGGTGTCAAACTCGAATGGGGCAGCCCGACGGCCATTGTGAAAATACTAGAACAGATAGGAACACAAAAATCCATAGGAGTACTGCTGGGACAGGGTGTGAAACGAGCTGCCGAAAAACTGGGAGGAACTGCGAAAGAATTTGCTGCAGAAGTGAAAGGTCTTGAACCTCCGGCACATGATGGCAGGGCTAAACACACGGCCGCTATAGGTATGGCAACATCTGCAAGAGGAGCTTGCCATTTATCAGGCTTTGCACATGATTTCGAAGAAGGCGCGGTTCTGAAGGACCTGGGAAGTCCCGCTCTGACAGATCGATTTTCTGAAGAAGGAAAGGCTGAAAATGTTTTTCGTATGCAGAATCTGATGGGTATGTTCGATTCCATCGTAGCCTGTAAATTCGCCATTTTCGGTGGATTGACTGTAGATCCTGTTATTGAGGCGATTAACGCAGCCACCGGATGGAATATGGATAGAGATGAATTTTTTAGAACTGGAGAAAGAATCTTCAACATCAAACGTCTTTATAACAACAGACATGGAATAACCAGGAAAGATGATACTCTCCCGATTCGTATGATGAATCATAAAAGAGGCGGAGGCACAAATGCCCTCCCCCCTCTCAATAGTATGTTGAGTGATTATTATATTTACAGGGGCTGGGATGAGTTTGGAATTCCCACAGAAAAGAAGGTAAAAGAACTTGAACTTGAGGATTATGCTTGATCATGGCTGAAGTCATCTTATCTGGTCCCCTCCGGATATATACAGGAGGCAAAAAAGTCATAATTATGGAAGGAAATACTATTTGGAACGTTATTAAAGCCTTGAATAATGAGTATCCAGATTGGAAGGATAAATTGATCCGTAATGGAAAATTGAGTATGCAGATGACTATTTTAGTAAATAACCGAGATATCAGGCTGCTGGAACATGAAAAAACGAGAGTCGATAAAAACTCAAAGATAATGATTCTTCCCACACTGATTGGAGGGTAATATTCCCCTCCCTGATAGGTGGATAAAACAGAGGTAATAAAATGGAAGAGAAGAATTTAAAGTTTGATTTCTCCGATAAAAATGTCGTTATCACAGGTGCGACAAAAGGGATTGGACGGGACATCGCCCTGGCCTTCGCAGAAGCCGGATCCAATGTCGGAATAACTGGAAGAAACGAAACGGAATTGGCAGAATTGAAATCAGAAATTACGGCACTGGGCGTGAATTGCCTCTCTTCCCGTTCTGATTTATCTGATGCCGATGATTGTCTTCGCATGGCCGGATATTTTAATTCAGAATTTCCAAAAATTGATATTCTGATCAACAATGCAGGCATCAGCTTTCCAGAATTACTTACAGAGATGAATGTTGATCACTGGAATACAACCTTGAATGTAAACCTAAGAGCCCCTGCGTTAATTACGAAAGTAATCAGCTCAGGAATGATAGAAAGAAAAGCCGGAGTGATCATCAATATTTCCAGCAACGCCTGTATGGCGGGAATCGAAGAACATGCGGCCTACTGTGCCAGCAAGTTCGGCCTGGACGGTTTGACAAAAGTTATGGCAGTAGAATTTGGTCCATTTAATATACGGGTTAATGCCATTGCACCTACAGTCGTACTGACCCCCATGGGAGTTCAAGTGTGGGGAGATCCTGTAAAGGCAGATCCTGTCAAAGCAAAAATACCAATGGGACGTTTTATCAATACTAATGAAGTGACAAGTGTCGCTCTGTTTCTTGCTTCGAAGGAAGCGGCCATGATACATGGTGAAACCCTTTTAATTGATGGAGGAGTCAATGCAAAACTCTACTAATGAACCAAAAATCGCCCTTGTAACAGGGGCATCCGGATCTCTTGGAAAAGCAACTACAAAGGCACTCCTGGCTGGTGGTCACAGTGTTGTCATGATGGATTTAAATCAGGATATCTTAAATAAACTTCAGAAGGAAATGGACGGGAGAACCTACCCCTATGCCTGTAACCTTTCGGATCCTGATGAAGTTGAAAAAGTTTACTCTTTGATAGAAAAGGAAGTGGGACAGATTGACATCCTTGTGAATAACGCCGGGATTCTCAGCAATAACAAAGCAGAAGCGACGACTCCGGAAGAGTGGCAGAAAGTGATGGCTGTGAATCTTAACGGCGTGTTTTATCTGTCCCGCAAAGTCATGCCGGGCATGAAAAAGAAGGGATGGGGAAGGATAATCAACACATCCTCCCTGGCCGCTAAAACAGGGGGAATAACAGCAGGAACAGCCTATTCAACATCAAAGGGCGCGATCATGTCCCTGACATTTTCCCTGGCTGCCGAACTGGCATCCTACGGTGTCACGGTGAACGGGATTGCTCCCGCTTATGTCAGAACTCCCATGGTGACAAAACAACTGACTGAAGAACAGAGACAGGAACTCATTGCAAAGATCCCGGTAAAACGTTTTTGCGAACCAGAGGAATTTGCCCATGTTGTTATGTTTCTGGTAGATCCTTTGGCTGGTTTTATTACTGGAGAAATTATTGACCAGAACGGCGGTTTGATTTTTGACTGATATTACTGATTATGGATTTATATATACGATGTGATTTTATTCGGATTTCCTACCATGATATACTGAAATCCGGTATTATTCAATGAGATATATGACAGATCAGCCAGTTTTATCTACAGCGCACCGACAAGATAACCACCATGACAGCAATAATTTCTGTTACCGTTATATTCCTGATGACAAAATACTGGGACGATAAAGTAGCTTGATCCGTTTCTTGCTTTTCTGGAACGGTCATTTTCAGTCTTTCTCAGCTGAAGACTCAGGAGCCGGCATAAATTTCGATTTTGAGCGTATTTGTAGTATTTCTGCTGAGTGAAGGTCGTAATTCGCCAGAAGAGAGTATGTACTGGATTCCTTCCTAGAGATGAGAAAGCCATGAATTTCAGCTAACTTGCCGACAATATGATGATCAAGATGCCTGCAACAGAAGCCTGAAACAAGGCTTTTGAAGAAGCAACCTACAACGGTGTAAACATCAACGTCACTGCAAGTTTCACAGTTCCCCAGGCGGTTTCCGTAGGAGAATCTACAAAGAAAAAAGATTCAGAACCAGATAGCTCGCAGCTGCCAACAGATATCACCTGCACTGGTCACAGATAATCGGTGACAACATCGTTCTTATCATTTCCAGCGGAGGGCAAAAGAAGATTAATACCGAAGATATCGATGCAATAGTTACTAAAAATTATTCCATCGATCTGTCCATTCTGGCATATCTGCACAGCCCCCCCTATTGGCACCTAAGCTTATGAAGCCTATGGACTGGCTCATACAGAGTTTGCCGTGGAGGAATCCCAGATGAGTGATCTTCTCAGAAAATACGGCAAAATGATGAATAAGGTCCGCGGGACCTGGTTCGATAAGAAAGGCAAAAAGTCGGATGGAGTCATCGACGAAGGCGAGGCTTTTGGCCTGATGAAACTGGCCAAACCCATAGGTGCCATCGGAGCTCCTGCTCCCGGTTCCAACAGAGAGGCCACCCTGATTCATAAAGCCATAAGTGCCATCAAGACCCGAAACGCCATAATCCTGGTACACAATCTCAGAGCATGAAAAACCAATAAAATGGTTGTTAACAAGATGAGAGAAGCCCTGGGAGCCGGTGGAGACCATGGTGGCGATCCTCCATGTTGTAGATGAGGTCATCATGGAGAACTCACAGAATCTGATGAAAGAGTGGAATCAGCATCGACTATTCTTTTTTTCGGCGGAAAACTGTCAGTTTTCACCGTTTATTAAAAATTGAAGAACTTTGATCAGACCGTATAGATGGTCAATACTATTATCAACTTTTCCGGCACAGGAAGCTTCTATGGTATCCATACCGCTTAAAAGGAAAGGATACAGCAGCTCTCGGGAAAGGTTAACGTTCCCAGAGTCATGGTTAATCAGCCCCAGTGGCTTGCCAACAGTGAAACATAGACCAATGCTATGCCTATGACCCGGAACCTGGACTGCAGTTCCTGATGTTGAAATATTTCCAGTGAGAATATCACAAAGCTTGCGGCATAGCCTCCAAAGCCCTGAGGTAAAACCGGAGACTTGCCCTTCCCAATGCCCAAATTGCGGTTATAAAAACCTTGGGAGCGGCCAATATCATCTTCAGAATTGAGATCAAAGGCGCCAAAGATCATGATCTGGTCCGAGAGATCAAGATGCAGGAATACCGGAAGAAGCTTATGAATCCCTTCTCCGCGGCGTCCCGAGGTA encodes:
- a CDS encoding MoaD/ThiS family protein gives rise to the protein MAEVILSGPLRIYTGGKKVIIMEGNTIWNVIKALNNEYPDWKDKLIRNGKLSMQMTILVNNRDIRLLEHEKTRVDKNSKIMILPTLIGG
- a CDS encoding SDR family oxidoreductase, with amino-acid sequence MEEKNLKFDFSDKNVVITGATKGIGRDIALAFAEAGSNVGITGRNETELAELKSEITALGVNCLSSRSDLSDADDCLRMAGYFNSEFPKIDILINNAGISFPELLTEMNVDHWNTTLNVNLRAPALITKVISSGMIERKAGVIINISSNACMAGIEEHAAYCASKFGLDGLTKVMAVEFGPFNIRVNAIAPTVVLTPMGVQVWGDPVKADPVKAKIPMGRFINTNEVTSVALFLASKEAAMIHGETLLIDGGVNAKLY
- a CDS encoding SDR family NAD(P)-dependent oxidoreductase — its product is MQNSTNEPKIALVTGASGSLGKATTKALLAGGHSVVMMDLNQDILNKLQKEMDGRTYPYACNLSDPDEVEKVYSLIEKEVGQIDILVNNAGILSNNKAEATTPEEWQKVMAVNLNGVFYLSRKVMPGMKKKGWGRIINTSSLAAKTGGITAGTAYSTSKGAIMSLTFSLAAELASYGVTVNGIAPAYVRTPMVTKQLTEEQRQELIAKIPVKRFCEPEEFAHVVMFLVDPLAGFITGEIIDQNGGLIFD
- a CDS encoding aldehyde ferredoxin oxidoreductase C-terminal domain-containing protein encodes the protein QASEELGNLPIKNWKQGSWAEGAEKTTGYTMTQSHLTGTYNCGNCMIKCGRKVKIDGGRHDGKETAGPEYETMGLMGTNLLNDDISTIIKANEICNSYGLDTISAGGVLGFAMEAWERGLIKSKDTDGVKLEWGSPTAIVKILEQIGTQKSIGVLLGQGVKRAAEKLGGTAKEFAAEVKGLEPPAHDGRAKHTAAIGMATSARGACHLSGFAHDFEEGAVLKDLGSPALTDRFSEEGKAENVFRMQNLMGMFDSIVACKFAIFGGLTVDPVIEAINAATGWNMDRDEFFRTGERIFNIKRLYNNRHGITRKDDTLPIRMMNHKRGGGTNALPPLNSMLSDYYIYRGWDEFGIPTEKKVKELELEDYA